AAACTAAAACCCTCGTTGCTATTGGAGTAGAGCTGGAGGAAAAGAAACTCGGTAGAATACGATTCAAGGTCATACCCGATGCTTCGGCAGATAGTTTGATCCCGTTTATCAAGGAGAACATTACTCCGGGCAGTTGCGTAATCACCGATGGATGGCTTGGCTATGCGCCTTTGAGGAAAGAAAATTATCAGCATGTTGTTCACAATATATCTCAGAGTGATGAATCAGCTTCCACCTTGCTTCCTCATGTTCACTTGGTTGTCTCGTTGATAAAAAGGTGGCTTATGGGAACTCATCAAGGCGCTGTTTCCCAGAAGCATCTGTCTGAATACTTGGATGAGTATGCTTTCAGATTCAATCGTCGATTGTCTACTCATAGAGGCAAGTTATTTTACAGGCTTATGCAACAAGCTGTCTCAACTGAGCCGACATTTCGGCAAGATATTGTTTCCTAAGCCCAATATACCATATGTTGTACCAACTGGACTAAAACGGATACCCAGTTCCTACAAATTTCAAGAGTGGGAAATAATACAGGACAGTTTTTGAGGAACTTATAAGAAAAGTGTAATTGACCTTGCATTATACAATCGTTACCATATGAATAACTGTGCCGCGCACTCCCTGATTCCTGTGGAGGAGATGATGACTGAAAAATTTGATTTCTGGAATGATCATTCCGAGACGTTTCTTGAGATGGCGTACCTCTGGGAGCGAAGAAAACCTCTCAATAATCCTGACGGATATGGCAGAAAGACTGGTGACTGTGGTGACACTATTACCATATATCTCGCCATTGAAAACGATACGATCATCTCGCTCAATTTTCAGCTTGATGGTTGTATTCATACAAATGCCTGCTGTAATGGGCTGGCGGTTCTTGTCGAAGGCAAAAAGACAGAAGATTGCTGGCAGGTAAAACCTGAGGATGTTATTGATTTCTTACAAACTCTCCCGGAAGATCATTATCATTGCGCGGAGCTGGCCACAGGTGCATTCTATCTGGCACTTTCTGATTATGAGGAAAAGAGAAAAGCCGGGAATTTGTAACCTGTTACAAACATGATGATTGATATAACGAAATTGCCTGCCCTGTGACAAGTTACGGAAATTGACCTATGTCATTTTAACCATGGACTGTCTGCAGTATTATCATCCTGGAAAGAACCATGGAACAACAGATATTCATGGGAGATAAATGAATTTGCCAGGAGAAAAACATGTCCGGATGTGGTTGTGGTTGCAGCAGCAGTGGTGGTGGTCCCTTTTCCAAGGGAAAAGAACTTGTAGAATTTGTGTATAATGCCCATGGCGGTACAGTCAGGGACCAGCCGATCAGCAGAGGTCCGATTGAAACAGAATGTCAGGGTTGTGGCGCGGTGTTTGTTTTGGAAACGTACGTGGGCAAATGTGGGGAGTGTGGCGGCGTTCACGCTGTTGCACCTATGAACCCCACTGCTGAAAATGTACAGTTTGCAGGCGTTGGTTATACACTGCCATGACTTTTTTGAGTGAAGTTGTCTTCGGGATGGCCGTAACGCAATAGAAAATTTATGGCCATCTGTCATGCTCTCCTTCTGCTTCCTCCCCTTGTAAAGTTATTCCTTCTTGAAGTACAATAAAAAGTGTTCTGGGGTTGTCCTGAAATGGGCAGGCAGAACAGTGTACGGCCATTCTTTTTCTTCTTTGCAGAGTCAGGTTGATATGAAGCCAATGAAAAGCCTGCAGAATGCTCTCAATTGGAGCATGATTCTGGTGTCGGTTCTTTCCGTACTGATGGTCGGTTCATTCTGGATTTTTCAGGAATATAAAAAATTCAATGATGAGCTTTCCAGTATAAGAAATCAATATTATTCAACCCAGAAAAAGGCAATCAAGGATGAAGTTCATCGTGTCCTGAATTATGTGAATTTTCAACGGGCAACAACAG
The DNA window shown above is from Desulfomarina profundi and carries:
- a CDS encoding hydrogenase maturation nickel metallochaperone HypA; amino-acid sequence: MSGCGCGCSSSGGGPFSKGKELVEFVYNAHGGTVRDQPISRGPIETECQGCGAVFVLETYVGKCGECGGVHAVAPMNPTAENVQFAGVGYTLP
- a CDS encoding iron-sulfur cluster assembly scaffold protein, whose amino-acid sequence is MTEKFDFWNDHSETFLEMAYLWERRKPLNNPDGYGRKTGDCGDTITIYLAIENDTIISLNFQLDGCIHTNACCNGLAVLVEGKKTEDCWQVKPEDVIDFLQTLPEDHYHCAELATGAFYLALSDYEEKRKAGNL